The Anaerosoma tenue genome has a window encoding:
- the lexA gene encoding transcriptional repressor LexA, with protein sequence MVYKRELTVRQRQILDFIRADIHRRGFPPSVREIGEAVGLSSSSTVHSHLAALESKGLIRRDPSKPRALEVLDYRDNERAIDYDSVQAVPLVGQVAAGSPILAAENIEATLPLPASFAGEETFVLRVKGESMIEAGILDGDFVVVRQQSTATNGDIVVAMIDEDATVKRFFREDGRVRLQPENPTMDPIYVDEHVDLAVLGKVVALFRRI encoded by the coding sequence ATGGTCTACAAGCGCGAGCTTACGGTGCGCCAGCGCCAGATACTCGACTTCATACGTGCAGACATCCATCGACGTGGGTTCCCCCCTTCCGTGCGGGAGATCGGTGAAGCTGTCGGGTTGTCATCATCATCGACCGTTCACTCGCATCTGGCCGCTCTGGAGTCGAAGGGGTTGATCCGCCGGGATCCGTCGAAGCCGCGTGCGCTGGAGGTGCTCGACTACCGTGACAACGAGCGCGCGATCGACTACGACAGCGTCCAGGCCGTTCCGCTCGTGGGGCAGGTCGCAGCCGGGTCACCGATACTCGCCGCTGAGAACATCGAGGCGACACTCCCCCTCCCCGCCTCGTTCGCCGGCGAGGAGACGTTCGTGCTCAGGGTCAAGGGAGAGAGCATGATCGAAGCAGGCATCCTCGACGGAGATTTCGTGGTGGTGCGGCAGCAGTCGACCGCCACCAACGGCGACATCGTCGTGGCCATGATCGACGAAGATGCGACCGTGAAGCGCTTCTTCCGTGAAGACGGCCGTGTCCGGCTGCAGCCGGAGAATCCGACGATGGACCCGATCTACGTTGACGAACACGTCGATCTCGCGGTCCTGGGCAAGGTCGTCGCTCTCTTCCGTCGGATCTGA
- the miaA gene encoding tRNA (adenosine(37)-N6)-dimethylallyltransferase MiaA, with translation MGSPRVVAIVGPTAVGKSAVAESVAVALGGEIVSADSMQIYRGLDIGTAKTPAAERRVRYHCIDLVEPGQPYSAALFQRDARAAIDGILARGSTPVVVGGTGLYVRAALDAMDFPAGETGTPLRAHLEERARTGQGQAMHAELATLDPESAALIHPNNTRRVIRALEMLHEGRPYARQARDFRRRQSHYPDTLYFGLTLDRATLYERIDARVDDMLSKGLLDEIGSLVAAGLGDALTSSQAIGYKELVPVVTGGSDIATAVVRVKQATRRYAKRQLTWFRADPRIEWVDVDGMTALETAQRILHLIESSGAQTQGGST, from the coding sequence ATGGGAAGCCCCCGTGTCGTCGCGATCGTAGGGCCCACAGCCGTCGGCAAGAGCGCCGTGGCTGAGTCGGTGGCTGTCGCGCTCGGCGGCGAGATCGTCAGCGCCGACTCGATGCAGATCTACCGCGGTCTCGACATCGGCACCGCGAAGACCCCTGCCGCTGAGCGACGCGTCCGATACCACTGCATCGATCTCGTCGAGCCGGGACAGCCGTACTCCGCTGCCCTCTTCCAGAGAGACGCGCGTGCAGCGATCGACGGGATCCTCGCGCGTGGCTCCACACCGGTCGTCGTCGGCGGCACAGGGCTCTACGTGCGCGCCGCGCTCGATGCCATGGACTTCCCCGCGGGCGAGACCGGCACGCCTCTCAGGGCGCACCTTGAGGAGAGGGCCCGTACAGGGCAGGGACAGGCGATGCACGCTGAGCTCGCCACCCTGGACCCGGAGTCGGCTGCGCTCATCCACCCCAACAACACACGCCGCGTGATACGGGCCCTCGAGATGCTGCACGAGGGTCGTCCCTATGCACGGCAGGCGCGCGACTTCCGCCGAAGACAGTCACACTACCCGGACACCCTTTACTTCGGCCTGACTCTCGACCGCGCGACTCTCTACGAGCGTATCGACGCCCGGGTCGACGACATGCTGTCCAAAGGCCTTCTCGACGAGATCGGCTCGCTCGTCGCCGCAGGCCTGGGGGACGCCCTCACCTCCTCGCAGGCCATCGGCTACAAGGAGCTCGTCCCCGTCGTGACGGGCGGATCTGATATCGCAACGGCCGTCGTACGCGTCAAGCAGGCCACACGGAGGTACGCCAAGCGTCAGCTCACCTGGTTCCGGGCCGACCCGAGGATCGAGTGGGTGGATGTGGACGGCATGACCGCGCTCGAGACGGCCCAGCGCATCCTCCACCTGATAGAATCATCGGGAGCCCAGACCCAGGGAGGATCCACGTGA
- the nrdR gene encoding transcriptional regulator NrdR → MKCPFCGHSETKVVDSRDSESQDAIRRRRECLECAKRFTTYERREEMPLMVVKKDGSTEPFDRGKLLRGLIVATAKRPVTPAVLEELIDDIESELHNAMQYEIPAKRLGDMVLMRLLDLDKVAYIRFASVYKEFNDLDSFTSELTRLGGRKRRSGGSD, encoded by the coding sequence ATGAAGTGCCCTTTCTGCGGACACAGCGAGACAAAGGTCGTGGACTCTCGGGATTCAGAGTCCCAAGACGCCATCCGACGTCGGCGCGAATGTCTCGAGTGTGCTAAGCGGTTCACCACCTACGAACGGCGCGAAGAGATGCCTCTCATGGTGGTGAAGAAGGACGGTTCTACCGAGCCGTTCGACCGGGGGAAGCTGTTGCGGGGGCTGATAGTGGCAACAGCCAAACGGCCGGTCACCCCTGCTGTGCTTGAGGAACTCATCGACGACATCGAGTCGGAGCTGCACAACGCGATGCAGTACGAGATCCCTGCCAAGCGACTCGGAGACATGGTCCTCATGCGCCTCCTCGACCTGGACAAAGTGGCGTACATCCGTTTCGCATCGGTGTACAAGGAGTTCAACGACCTCGACAGCTTCACCTCCGAGTTGACGCGCCTCGGCGGCAGGAAGCGACGCTCCGGGGGCTCTGACTAG
- the dapF gene encoding diaminopimelate epimerase, with amino-acid sequence MKIDFTKMNGLGNDFVMIDDRDEALDFAPEAVAWFCDRHFGVGADGLILVRPSTTPEADWYMHYYNADGSLAEMCGNGARCFAKYLVDHGLVPHDASALTIETLGGLKPVTFTRDDNGMLDSATVDMGKPLFSPEEIPAAFEGTQVYDCPVETPYGTVHVTGVNMGNPHVVIWVDDVETAPVDTVGPYLERHERFPNGTNVEFAQLVDNETVRMRVWERGVGETLACGTGACAVAVAATLSCRTGRDSTVQLPGGDLLIRWHENDHVYMTGSAAVSFTGTVELPEEE; translated from the coding sequence GTGAAGATCGACTTCACCAAGATGAACGGCCTCGGCAACGACTTCGTGATGATCGACGATCGGGACGAGGCGCTTGATTTCGCCCCGGAGGCGGTAGCCTGGTTCTGCGACCGGCACTTCGGAGTAGGCGCTGACGGGCTGATCCTCGTACGGCCATCCACCACGCCGGAAGCCGACTGGTACATGCACTACTACAACGCCGACGGCTCCCTTGCCGAGATGTGCGGCAACGGGGCCCGCTGTTTCGCCAAGTATCTCGTGGATCATGGACTGGTCCCGCACGACGCCTCGGCGCTGACCATCGAGACGTTGGGCGGCCTCAAGCCGGTCACCTTCACCCGCGATGACAACGGCATGCTCGACAGCGCCACGGTCGACATGGGCAAACCACTCTTCTCACCCGAGGAGATCCCCGCCGCCTTCGAGGGCACCCAGGTCTACGACTGTCCCGTCGAGACCCCGTACGGCACCGTTCACGTCACCGGCGTGAACATGGGCAATCCCCACGTCGTGATCTGGGTGGATGACGTCGAGACCGCACCGGTGGATACGGTTGGGCCATACCTCGAGCGGCACGAGCGCTTCCCCAATGGCACGAACGTCGAGTTCGCCCAGCTCGTCGACAACGAGACCGTGCGTATGCGTGTCTGGGAACGAGGCGTGGGGGAGACCCTCGCATGCGGCACCGGAGCGTGCGCGGTGGCGGTGGCGGCGACGCTCTCCTGCCGCACCGGCCGTGACAGCACCGTCCAGCTCCCCGGAGGCGACCTCCTGATCCGGTGGCACGAGAACGACCACGTCTACATGACCGGCTCGGCGGCCGTCTCGTTCACCGGTACCGTCGAGCTTCCGGAGGAGGAGTAG
- a CDS encoding NCS2 family permease, giving the protein MDTFFKFQERGTTLKTEILAGVVTFMTMAYIIFVNPGILSAAFGDAGAEWIPALATATALGAALMCLAMGLIANRPLALASGMGLNAVVAFSIILGAGVPWQVGMAVVFVEGIVILLLVMTGLREAIMNAIPINLKRAIGVGIGLFITFIGLVDGGLVTANPATLVQLGDFSNPAVWVTLIGLVAIFAFMALKVKGDILWGILVAAAAALIFGVTELPKEIVATPDFRTFFAPFQQVDGKMALLHLFTPTLLLFVFAVMLTDFFDTMGTVLSVGEQAGFVDEDGKVPGIRNILAVDSIAAAVGGLFGASSITTYVESAAGVAEGGRTGLTSVVTGLLFALTVFFTPVIAMIGGSTSITAGALIVVGFLMMTNIKEIPWTDFENAFPAFLVIVGIPLTYNISYGIGLGFISFVLIKLLHGKAREIHWLMYITSVLFVIAFVLPSIQAAIG; this is encoded by the coding sequence ATGGACACGTTCTTCAAGTTCCAAGAGCGAGGTACCACCCTCAAGACCGAGATCCTTGCAGGTGTGGTCACGTTCATGACGATGGCGTACATCATCTTCGTGAACCCCGGCATCCTCTCGGCGGCATTCGGTGATGCCGGTGCCGAGTGGATCCCCGCACTTGCCACCGCGACCGCGCTCGGTGCTGCCCTCATGTGCCTCGCGATGGGGCTCATCGCCAACCGTCCACTCGCGCTCGCCTCGGGCATGGGCCTGAATGCGGTCGTCGCATTCAGCATCATCCTCGGAGCCGGCGTGCCGTGGCAGGTCGGCATGGCGGTGGTCTTCGTCGAGGGCATCGTCATCCTGCTGCTCGTGATGACAGGCCTGCGCGAGGCGATCATGAACGCGATCCCGATCAACCTCAAGCGCGCGATCGGCGTAGGCATCGGTCTGTTCATCACCTTCATCGGCCTGGTCGACGGCGGACTCGTGACCGCCAACCCGGCAACCCTCGTCCAGCTCGGCGACTTCAGCAATCCCGCCGTATGGGTCACCCTGATCGGTCTGGTCGCGATCTTCGCTTTCATGGCGCTCAAGGTGAAGGGCGACATCCTGTGGGGCATCCTGGTCGCCGCGGCGGCCGCACTCATCTTCGGCGTCACCGAGCTCCCGAAGGAGATCGTCGCGACGCCTGACTTCCGCACGTTCTTCGCCCCGTTCCAGCAGGTCGACGGCAAGATGGCGTTGCTCCACCTCTTCACCCCGACGCTGCTGCTCTTCGTCTTCGCCGTGATGCTGACCGACTTCTTCGACACCATGGGAACCGTGCTCTCCGTGGGCGAGCAGGCAGGCTTCGTGGATGAGGACGGCAAGGTGCCCGGGATCCGCAACATCCTGGCTGTCGACTCGATCGCGGCTGCCGTAGGCGGCCTCTTCGGCGCCAGCTCCATCACCACGTACGTCGAGTCCGCCGCAGGTGTCGCAGAGGGCGGCCGTACGGGCCTTACCTCGGTGGTCACCGGCCTTCTCTTCGCACTGACGGTGTTCTTCACGCCGGTGATCGCGATGATCGGTGGCTCGACCTCCATAACCGCTGGCGCGCTCATCGTGGTCGGCTTCCTGATGATGACCAACATCAAGGAGATCCCTTGGACCGACTTCGAGAACGCCTTCCCGGCATTCCTCGTTATCGTCGGCATACCGCTGACCTACAACATCAGCTACGGCATCGGCCTCGGGTTCATCAGCTTCGTGCTCATCAAGCTGCTCCATGGCAAGGCCCGGGAGATCCACTGGCTGATGTACATCACGAGCGTGCTCTTCGTGATCGCGTTCGTCCTGCCCAGCATCCAGGCTGCGATAGGCTAG
- a CDS encoding LL-diaminopimelate aminotransferase: protein MRIARRMADLPPYLFAEIDRKKALKEAEGVDVISLGIGDPDLPTPQRIIDAMATAITDPKNHQYPAYAGSRPYRAACAEWMQRRFGVQFDPDAEVLALIGSKEGIAHLFPAFVDPGDYTLVPGVGYPVYTTGGVLVGGKTHYMPMNEENDWLADFESTPEDVLSRAKMMFISYPNNPAAVAAPVEYFDRAIAFAKKHDLLLVHDNAYSEIGFDGYLPPSIMERPGARDVAIELFSCSKSYNMTGWRIAFACGNAEAITTLGTVKSNIDSGAFTAIQDAAIEAMLGPQDDVAEMRAVYQRRRDQVLAALETIGLSARPSAGTIYVWARIPKGYTSAEYAGLVLDKAGVIVPAGSAYGPDGEGYIRISLATPDDRLAEALQRMADSL, encoded by the coding sequence TTGAGGATCGCACGCCGCATGGCCGACCTTCCGCCGTACCTGTTCGCAGAGATCGACCGCAAGAAGGCCCTGAAGGAGGCGGAGGGCGTCGACGTCATCTCGCTCGGCATAGGCGACCCCGACCTGCCCACACCGCAGCGCATCATCGATGCCATGGCCACGGCGATCACCGACCCGAAGAACCACCAGTATCCTGCGTACGCCGGATCTCGCCCGTACCGCGCAGCCTGCGCTGAGTGGATGCAGCGGCGGTTCGGCGTGCAGTTCGACCCCGATGCCGAGGTGCTCGCGCTCATCGGATCCAAGGAAGGCATCGCCCATCTCTTCCCCGCGTTCGTGGATCCCGGCGACTACACGCTGGTCCCCGGTGTGGGCTACCCGGTCTACACCACGGGTGGCGTCCTGGTGGGCGGCAAGACGCACTACATGCCCATGAACGAGGAGAACGACTGGCTCGCCGACTTCGAATCGACGCCGGAGGACGTGCTGTCCAGGGCGAAGATGATGTTTATCAGCTACCCCAACAACCCCGCCGCAGTCGCCGCACCCGTGGAGTACTTTGATCGTGCGATCGCGTTCGCCAAGAAGCACGACCTGCTGCTCGTCCACGACAACGCGTACTCGGAGATCGGCTTCGACGGCTACCTGCCGCCGAGCATCATGGAGCGCCCCGGCGCCCGCGACGTGGCGATCGAGCTATTCAGCTGCTCTAAGTCGTACAACATGACCGGCTGGCGTATCGCGTTCGCCTGTGGCAACGCCGAGGCGATCACGACGCTGGGCACCGTGAAGAGCAACATCGACTCCGGCGCCTTCACCGCGATCCAGGATGCCGCCATCGAAGCCATGCTCGGGCCTCAGGACGATGTGGCCGAGATGCGAGCTGTCTACCAGCGCCGCCGGGATCAGGTCCTTGCCGCGCTCGAGACGATCGGACTGTCAGCGCGCCCGTCAGCCGGCACCATCTACGTCTGGGCGCGTATCCCGAAAGGGTACACCTCGGCCGAGTACGCCGGACTCGTGCTCGACAAGGCCGGCGTCATCGTCCCTGCCGGTAGCGCATACGGCCCGGACGGCGAGGGCTACATCCGCATCTCCCTGGCCACGCCCGACGACCGGTTGGCGGAAGCGCTGCAGCGCATGGCCGACAGCCTGTAA
- the dut gene encoding dUTP diphosphatase produces MAAITVPIKRLDPGLPLPVYAHRGDAGVDLYATQDRTIAPFERALIGTGIAVAIPEGHAGFVQPRSGLALRHGLSFVNTPGLIDSRYRGEIKVIAINLDPSEPIEVSRGDKIAQLVIQPVEHVTFAETDELDTTERGERGFGSSGV; encoded by the coding sequence ATGGCTGCCATCACCGTTCCCATCAAGCGCCTCGATCCCGGACTGCCGCTCCCGGTCTACGCACATCGGGGGGATGCCGGCGTAGATCTCTACGCGACACAAGACCGCACCATCGCACCTTTCGAACGCGCGTTGATCGGAACGGGCATCGCAGTAGCCATCCCTGAGGGTCATGCCGGCTTCGTCCAGCCCCGAAGCGGCCTCGCACTCCGACACGGGCTCTCCTTCGTGAACACCCCGGGGCTCATCGACAGCAGGTACCGCGGCGAGATCAAGGTCATCGCCATCAACTTGGATCCATCGGAGCCCATCGAGGTCTCTCGTGGCGACAAGATCGCCCAGCTCGTCATCCAGCCCGTCGAGCATGTCACGTTCGCAGAGACCGATGAACTCGACACCACCGAGCGAGGGGAGCGCGGTTTTGGCAGCTCCGGTGTCTGA
- a CDS encoding solute carrier family 23 protein, protein MAQRTIQTDEKLPVLQAIPLALQHLMAMFGATVLVPILTGLDPSLAIMTSGAGTILYLILTRNKIPSYLGSSFAFIGPIAAVAATKGIPEALGGLVVGGLLYVVVALIIKAFGTGWLNKVLPPALVGAVVIVIGLGLAGVAVGMATNGGGDAFDLKNLIVALVTLGAAIAFSSYFKGFLSTIPVLLGIVVGYVFAAFMGMVDFQPVIDAAWIGLPTLVFPKFDVGAILIIAPVALVVIIEHIGHLLVVNEIVGKDFTPMLPESLAGDGLATALSAMVGGTPSTTYAENIGVMAVTKVYATQIFWYAGAFAFVIGGFVPKLKFLIQSIPVPVMGGISLLLFGLIASSGLRMLVESGIDYSHSRNLILSSVVLVVGIGMEATGTTIPIGEYVLPGMATATFLGILLNLVLPKESKGLAVDSPDFSAEWQEEAAEA, encoded by the coding sequence GTGGCACAGCGCACGATTCAGACTGACGAGAAGCTGCCCGTACTGCAGGCTATACCGCTTGCACTCCAGCACCTCATGGCCATGTTCGGGGCAACGGTCCTCGTTCCTATACTCACCGGGCTCGATCCGTCACTGGCCATCATGACCTCAGGTGCCGGCACGATCCTGTACCTCATCCTCACCAGGAACAAGATCCCGAGCTACCTCGGCTCCTCGTTCGCCTTCATAGGCCCGATCGCCGCCGTAGCCGCAACAAAGGGGATCCCCGAGGCGCTCGGTGGCCTGGTGGTCGGCGGTCTGCTCTACGTGGTGGTCGCACTGATCATCAAGGCGTTCGGAACGGGTTGGCTGAACAAGGTCCTGCCTCCCGCACTCGTCGGAGCCGTGGTCATCGTGATCGGACTCGGACTTGCGGGTGTGGCCGTCGGCATGGCGACCAACGGAGGCGGGGACGCGTTCGATCTCAAGAACCTTATCGTCGCCCTCGTCACACTGGGCGCGGCGATCGCGTTCTCAAGCTACTTCAAGGGCTTCTTGTCCACCATCCCGGTGCTGCTGGGAATCGTGGTGGGGTACGTCTTCGCTGCATTCATGGGCATGGTCGACTTCCAGCCCGTCATCGATGCCGCGTGGATAGGCCTGCCGACGCTCGTGTTCCCCAAGTTCGACGTCGGTGCGATCCTGATCATCGCTCCAGTGGCGCTGGTCGTCATCATCGAGCACATCGGGCATCTGCTCGTCGTCAATGAGATCGTCGGCAAGGACTTCACCCCGATGTTGCCTGAGTCTCTCGCCGGAGACGGTCTGGCCACCGCGCTCTCCGCAATGGTGGGCGGCACGCCATCCACCACGTACGCCGAGAACATCGGGGTCATGGCGGTCACCAAGGTGTACGCGACCCAGATCTTCTGGTACGCGGGTGCGTTCGCATTCGTGATCGGTGGATTCGTGCCCAAGCTCAAGTTCCTCATCCAGTCGATCCCGGTGCCGGTCATGGGCGGCATCTCGCTCCTCCTCTTCGGCCTCATCGCAAGCTCGGGGCTGCGCATGCTCGTGGAGAGCGGGATCGACTACAGCCACAGCAGGAACCTGATCCTGTCCAGCGTCGTCCTGGTCGTCGGTATCGGCATGGAAGCCACCGGCACCACCATCCCCATCGGCGAGTACGTCCTACCCGGCATGGCCACCGCGACGTTCCTGGGCATCCTGCTCAACCTCGTGTTGCCCAAGGAGTCCAAGGGGCTCGCTGTGGACTCGCCGGACTTCTCCGCGGAGTGGCAAGAAGAAGCGGCTGAAGCGTAG
- the hflX gene encoding GTPase HflX: MARDLYEVVGDAEERAVLVGIDRARSDGWTLDDDLAELRRLVDTAGAVVAGVVTQRMDRPNPRTFIGSGKAEEVERLAREAGATMVVFDDDLSPSQQANLEGLLPQVRVIDRTQLILDIFALHAVSHEGKLQVELARLEYVLPRLRGMWGHLEAERLGGGRGARFGAGESQLESDRRLTRKRISELKRELKHVARARATQRASRARSGVFRIALVGYTNAGKSTLLNALTDAGVLAQDQLFATLDATTRRLDLPDGRTVTLTDTVGFINKLPHGLVEAFKSTLDEVREADLLLHVVDASHANRDAQMAAVKVVLQEIGASGRPQLVVYNKCDLLPAGECERLSSAPGAVVVSGATGMGLETLLERMATIAAQGDVPLTVTLPYDRGDLVRVAHEHGHILSEEHLPEGTRLTVVLTDEIRGRFSEYLPVHEPEPEDWET; this comes from the coding sequence ATGGCGCGAGACCTGTACGAGGTCGTAGGAGACGCGGAAGAGCGCGCGGTCCTGGTGGGCATCGACCGGGCCCGGTCCGACGGCTGGACACTCGACGACGACCTCGCCGAGCTGCGCCGGTTGGTGGACACGGCCGGAGCCGTCGTGGCCGGAGTGGTCACCCAGCGCATGGACCGTCCCAATCCGCGCACGTTCATCGGCAGCGGCAAGGCCGAGGAGGTCGAGCGGCTTGCGCGCGAAGCGGGCGCCACGATGGTGGTGTTCGACGATGACCTCAGCCCGAGCCAGCAAGCCAACCTCGAGGGGTTGTTGCCGCAGGTGCGGGTGATCGACCGGACCCAGTTGATCCTCGACATCTTCGCCCTGCACGCGGTGAGCCACGAAGGGAAGCTCCAGGTCGAGCTGGCCCGGCTCGAGTACGTGTTACCCCGGCTCCGTGGCATGTGGGGACACCTCGAGGCTGAGCGACTCGGCGGCGGACGCGGCGCCCGATTCGGCGCCGGCGAGTCGCAGCTGGAGTCAGACCGTCGACTCACCCGCAAGAGGATCTCCGAACTCAAGCGGGAGCTCAAGCATGTGGCCCGCGCACGCGCGACGCAACGCGCCTCACGGGCGCGCTCAGGTGTCTTCCGCATCGCTCTCGTCGGCTACACCAACGCGGGCAAGTCGACGCTCCTCAACGCGCTCACCGATGCGGGCGTCCTCGCGCAAGACCAGCTGTTCGCCACACTCGATGCGACCACACGGCGTCTCGACCTCCCCGATGGTCGCACCGTCACGCTTACAGACACGGTCGGCTTCATCAACAAGCTTCCCCACGGCCTCGTAGAGGCGTTCAAGTCCACGCTAGACGAGGTCCGGGAGGCCGACCTGTTGCTCCACGTGGTGGATGCCTCCCACGCCAACCGTGATGCGCAGATGGCCGCCGTGAAGGTCGTTCTTCAGGAGATCGGCGCCTCGGGAAGACCGCAGCTCGTGGTGTACAACAAATGCGACCTGTTACCCGCAGGAGAATGTGAACGCCTCTCAAGCGCGCCGGGCGCCGTCGTGGTCTCCGGCGCCACCGGTATGGGGCTGGAGACGCTCCTCGAGCGTATGGCCACGATCGCCGCACAGGGCGATGTGCCACTCACGGTGACGCTTCCCTACGACAGGGGCGATCTCGTCCGGGTAGCCCATGAGCATGGCCATATACTCTCCGAGGAACACTTGCCCGAGGGCACTCGTCTGACCGTGGTGCTCACGGACGAGATCCGTGGACGCTTCTCCGAGTACCTCCCGGTCCATGAGCCCGAACCGGAGGACTGGGAGACCTGA
- a CDS encoding LysM peptidoglycan-binding domain-containing protein, whose amino-acid sequence MSTIDPLMVRRVTRVAFVLLLAAAAIVVAISHAYQPEHPTPAAWSSVTVAEGSSLWDIASANPVPGLSTRETMALIRETNGLRSSALMAGLVLRVPSTSDPHLAMAAR is encoded by the coding sequence GTGTCCACGATCGACCCGCTCATGGTGCGTCGCGTCACGCGAGTGGCGTTCGTCCTGCTCCTCGCTGCTGCCGCCATCGTCGTGGCCATCTCCCACGCGTACCAGCCTGAGCATCCGACACCTGCCGCCTGGTCATCAGTCACCGTTGCTGAGGGATCCTCGCTCTGGGACATCGCTTCAGCCAACCCGGTGCCCGGCCTCAGCACCCGTGAGACGATGGCCCTCATCCGTGAAACCAACGGACTCAGGTCTTCCGCCCTGATGGCCGGGCTGGTACTCCGTGTGCCGTCAACGAGCGATCCGCATCTCGCCATGGCCGCGCGGTGA